GCTTTCCCGGCAAGCCTGGCGCATACGACCACCTGCTGGAAATGACCGATGCCGGCCTGCTGGCCCGCGCCACGGTGTGGGCCGCCACCGACCCGCGCTGCGCCAACCAGGCCTTCAACATCAACAACGGCGACCTGTTCCGCTGGAGCGAAATGTGGCCCAGGATCGCGCGGTACTTTGATCTGGAAGTCGCCCCGCCGCTGCCCTTGTCGCTCGACACCGTCATGGCCGATAAGGCGCCGCTCTGGCAAAGCATGATCGCCAGGCATGGTTTGGTGAATACACCCTACGGCGATGTGTCTTCGTGGCGCTTTGCCGATTTTGTCTTCTCGTGGGACTACGACATGTTCGGCGACGGCTCCAAGGCGCGCCGCTTCGGCTTTCACGAATATGTGGAGACGGAAGCGATGTTCATGCGCATCTTCGACGACTTGCGCCAGCGCAGAATCATTCCGGGCTAGAGCATCCGGATGCCTCGGCCAGCGGGATTCACTGGCCGATCCGGCTAGGGGGATGTCCCGACTCGGGTTTCCTCAGGAAGGGCCGATATAGTGAAAGCGGGACGGTAGCTCATGGGTCGAGCGGCGACGGTTTACCGACGCAGGCAGGCAGGTTCAAATCCTGTACGTCCCACCATCTCATGATTTATTGAGGAACAACAAAACTTGTGCCGTTAAGCATAAAGTGGCCGTCTGGACAGGTTATGGTTGTTTACCCGCTGGGCCACATGTATCGAAAATCGGCGCTCAGTTAAATAGTTTTTCCCGCTCGCAGCGGGAATGATGGACGTAAAAAAGCCGGCCGCGTGGCCGGCTTCTTCTTTGGTTTGGAGGCGCTCAGTCTGCTTCGATGCGTCCTTTGGCGTCCTGGAGCAAGCTGATGACTCCACTGACGCTTCCGAGCACCTCTTGAGGGACGCGCTCCCTCACCTCTCGAAGATTGATTGCTTTACCTTGGCTAACGATGTTCTGACATGCGACATCAATAGCCTCTCGCGCATTGTCCAGGCTCTGTTCTCCGCGGCGCCGCAACTGTCGCCGCCAGCGCTCGGCCAGGATGCGAGCCTCCGTGTTGGCGTTCTGATATAGCTGGCGCACGTCGACATCGAGGCGCCGCGCCGCCTCTGCCACACTCACCGGCGTCAACGAATTACCCATCGCGGTCAGTTCCGCGCGAATCTGGTCCCAGTCCAACGTCCGCCGTGGGGCACGCTGGCACTGGCGCGAATTCGATACTGGCGGAACTGGAATCGACATGTTCCGGCGACCTCCGACCGCTTGATGCCGACGTGGTCAAGGGGCGGGGAAGAACACAGCACAAAAACCGGCAACACCCTCAGCGCTCCTGACAGCCGCCTATACTGCCAGAATGACTTGGGTCGACGACACCGCTCTTCGGCTCGTTGCAACGTGAATTGAACGGACTCGCGAGGTTGTCATGAAGATTCTGGTGGTACTGACTTCACACGACCAGCTCGGCGATACGGGCCGGAAAACCGGATTCTGGCTCGAAGAGTTTGCCGCGCCTTATTTCGTGTTCAAGGACGCAGGCGTCGAGATGACGCTCGCTTCGCCAAAAGGCGGCCAGCCGCCTCTCGACCCCAAGAGCGACGATCCGGATTCGCAAACCGAAGCAACCCGGCGTTTCAAGAACGATAACGAAGTGCAAGCGGCCCTGGCAAATACAGCGAAGCTCTCAACTGTCTCGGCCGCGGACTATGATGCCTTGTTCTATCCCGGCGGACACGGACCGCTCTGGGATCTGGCAGAAGATCCGCAGTCGATCTCATTGATCGAAACCATGTATGCGGCGGGAAAGCCGGTCGCCGCCGTTTGCCATGCACCCGGTGTGCTGTGTCATGCAAAGGCGCCTGATGGCTCTCCGCTCGTGCGCGATAAACCCGTAACCGGCTTTGCCAATTCAGAAGAAGCGGCCGTCGGTCTTACGGAAGTGGTGCCATTCCTCGTCGAGGACATGTTGAAGAAGAATGGAGGCAAGTATTCGAAGGGGCCGGATTGGCAATCATATGTGGTCGTCGCGGCAAGCCTGATTACTGGACAGAATCCCGCCTCGTCGGAAGCAGCGGCAAAAGCGCTGCTCTCGAGGCTGAGCATGGCTTGATACGTCGCCGGAGTTGAAGGAGTGAGTCATGCAAAAGGAGAGTGGGCCAGCAGATCCGAAACCCGAAACCAATCGAAGGACGTGATACATGCGCCCGAGCCGAACCTGAACCGGCGCGCACCAAGCACCTTGCTTTGATCGCACAGGGAGTCTTTTCAGAAAATCGGCGTCGCTGGCTGGTAGAAGCGCGAACGACGATCGTTTGATCATGTCATGGGGCTTTCTGTTGCTGTCCGCGTCAGCCCTGGCTGGTC
Above is a genomic segment from Ralstonia pickettii containing:
- a CDS encoding type 1 glutamine amidotransferase domain-containing protein, with protein sequence MKILVVLTSHDQLGDTGRKTGFWLEEFAAPYFVFKDAGVEMTLASPKGGQPPLDPKSDDPDSQTEATRRFKNDNEVQAALANTAKLSTVSAADYDALFYPGGHGPLWDLAEDPQSISLIETMYAAGKPVAAVCHAPGVLCHAKAPDGSPLVRDKPVTGFANSEEAAVGLTEVVPFLVEDMLKKNGGKYSKGPDWQSYVVVAASLITGQNPASSEAAAKALLSRLSMA